A stretch of DNA from Labrys wisconsinensis:
AGGCCGCTCGCAAGCGTTCCCGATGCGGCCGAGCGCCTTCACCGCTTCTCCGCCCATCGCACCGAGCTGGCGCCGAGGCCGATCACCAGGGACATCACCGCGGCGACCACGAAGATCGTGCCATAGGTCGTGGCATGGGCGACGAAGCCCAGGAGCGGCGGGCCGGCCAGCAGGCCGCCATAGCCCAGCGTCGAGGCGGTGGCGATGGCGGCGTCGGGATGGCGGGACCTGCCGGCGGCGCTGAACAGCACCGGCACGATGTTGGACATGCCGATGCCGGCCAGGGCGAAGCCGAGCACGGCCAGCCAGGGATGGCCGGTCAGCGGGCCGAACGCCAGCCCGGCCGCCGCGAGCACGGAGCCGCCGCGCATGATCGCCATCGCCCCCCATGCCTGGCGCACCTTGTCGCCGAAGAAGCGGCCGATGGCCATGGTGGCGGAAAAGGCGGCGTAGCCGGCGCCGGCCATCTCGGTGGCGGCGCCGAGCTCGGACCGGAGATAGACCGAGCCCCAGTCGAGCACCGTGCCCTCCGCCTCGAAGACCAGGGCCATGAAGAGGCCGATGACGAGGGCGGCCGCCTCGGGCCGCAGCGACACATGGCCACTGGGCGCGCGCTCGCCGCCGCTGACCGGGATGTGCGGCAGCGCCCAGGCGAGCAGGGCGCCCAGCAGCAGCGCCAGCATGCCGGCCTGGGCCGGACCGGGCAGGACGAAGAGCAGCAGGCTGCCGGCTGCCGCCCCTGCGAGGCCGCCGAGGCT
This window harbors:
- a CDS encoding MFS transporter, with protein sequence MSFMNHPWRPTAAAFFVNGAIFGIWATQIPLVKQRLGLDPAVLGLALLTLGGGAVLAMAGSSWLIRRFGNVGLIRGCGAAFCVLLPVTAMAPALPLLIAVLFVFGASGGCMDVAMNAHAAQIERATGRPLMSSFHGMWSLGGLAGAAAGSLLLFVLPGPAQAGMLALLLGALLAWALPHIPVSGGERAPSGHVSLRPEAAALVIGLFMALVFEAEGTVLDWGSVYLRSELGAATEMAGAGYAAFSATMAIGRFFGDKVRQAWGAMAIMRGGSVLAAAGLAFGPLTGHPWLAVLGFALAGIGMSNIVPVLFSAAGRSRHPDAAIATASTLGYGGLLAGPPLLGFVAHATTYGTIFVVAAVMSLVIGLGASSVRWAEKR